The following proteins are encoded in a genomic region of Acidobacteriota bacterium:
- a CDS encoding S8 family serine peptidase, with protein MKTIGIKKGMIQQIASLAIVVSILFTNAFAVGAVRNDTINVVASTTAMAKYTTDLTQLGREGRLRENLSYENETIQLLKVLAEGGLRQPVVVNEDAEIQNLIVEQAALRVAKGTAPEGLAGKSIVKVDTANLFSNTRSMAEAAQIVDSIVAEAIASKGRVILFVDEMSNFVGAKSATEEFFNAIRDGKIAIIGSSSAVAYEENVTANSEVAGFFEGILVAGRTGAAVAQNDSSISTEYRGDNVSPDLREMMEQDPSGNKRVDVILQAKNADSAALRSLLAGGQARITDRIGDSETLVVNLPLSALSSLSTSGLMNYVSPDRPTTITGHVEETTGVSLMRSQPALNGRASYNLDGDGIGVAVVDSGIMASHNGFKDRIVANVNFTNSNLTDTVDGFGHGTHVAGLAVGDSSKNSGAYKGIAKKADIISVKVLSNTGTGSTSALLNGLQWILNNRTTYNIKVVNLSLGTTAIDSYTNDPVCLKVKALAQAGIVVIAAAGNLGKNALGQKMYGQIHSPGNSPYAITVGASNSFGTTTRADDTMASYSSRGPTRSFYRTSNGTTVYDNLIKPDIVSAGNRLVSYKSASNKMSTDNPMLNLDSTNGNDSMMYMSGTSMSAPLVAGAAALLLQVNPNLTPNMVRMIMQYTATPIAGANTFEQGAGQLNMEGAVRLARSLKTGVDFQMLAKGTSTVPTGWAMPTTTTTIGGNTSSWAQHVIGKYTSISGANLVSQFQTVYKRENLIGTGVNFASGNFTLNTGSYFTTGLAVNRNVTTSNGQPFGAGTTYLSYGVLVGDGVLVGDGVLVGDGVLVADGVLVGDGVLVGDGVLVGDGVLVGDGVLVGDSVLLGDDTPAMQ; from the coding sequence ATGAAAACGATAGGAATAAAGAAAGGAATGATACAGCAGATCGCCAGCCTCGCGATCGTTGTATCGATCCTGTTCACAAATGCGTTCGCCGTTGGAGCGGTTCGCAACGACACAATTAATGTCGTAGCGAGCACCACGGCAATGGCGAAATATACCACCGATTTGACGCAGCTGGGCCGTGAAGGCAGATTGCGTGAAAACCTGAGCTATGAGAACGAGACGATTCAGCTTCTCAAAGTGTTAGCCGAGGGTGGTCTTCGTCAGCCGGTCGTCGTCAATGAGGACGCCGAGATCCAGAACTTGATCGTCGAACAGGCTGCACTTCGCGTTGCCAAAGGCACCGCACCCGAAGGCCTCGCCGGAAAGTCGATCGTCAAGGTCGATACCGCCAATCTTTTCTCAAACACGCGTTCAATGGCCGAGGCCGCACAGATCGTCGATTCGATCGTTGCCGAAGCCATCGCTTCGAAAGGCCGTGTTATCCTTTTCGTTGACGAAATGTCCAATTTCGTCGGTGCAAAATCGGCCACCGAAGAATTCTTCAACGCTATCCGCGACGGCAAGATCGCCATCATCGGCAGCAGCTCGGCTGTTGCATACGAAGAGAATGTGACCGCCAACTCAGAAGTTGCAGGATTTTTCGAAGGCATCCTCGTCGCCGGCCGAACCGGTGCTGCCGTCGCACAGAACGACAGCTCGATCTCGACCGAATATCGCGGCGACAACGTTTCGCCCGACCTTCGCGAGATGATGGAGCAGGACCCGAGCGGCAACAAACGCGTTGACGTGATCCTCCAGGCAAAGAATGCTGACAGTGCGGCGCTTCGCTCGCTGCTCGCCGGCGGCCAGGCACGCATCACCGATCGCATCGGTGACAGCGAGACGCTCGTCGTCAATCTGCCGCTTTCAGCTCTCAGCTCGCTTTCGACGAGCGGCCTCATGAACTACGTTTCGCCCGATCGCCCGACGACCATCACGGGTCACGTCGAAGAGACGACAGGCGTTTCGCTCATGCGTTCGCAGCCTGCGCTCAATGGGCGGGCATCGTACAACTTGGACGGCGACGGTATCGGAGTCGCGGTTGTCGATTCAGGCATAATGGCATCGCACAACGGTTTCAAAGACCGTATCGTTGCCAACGTAAACTTCACAAATTCTAATCTCACAGATACCGTTGACGGTTTTGGACACGGAACGCACGTTGCCGGTCTTGCAGTCGGCGATTCCTCCAAAAATAGCGGTGCATACAAAGGTATCGCGAAAAAGGCCGATATCATCAGCGTCAAGGTGCTCAGCAACACCGGCACGGGCAGCACTTCCGCGTTGCTTAACGGACTCCAGTGGATCCTCAACAATCGCACGACCTACAACATCAAGGTCGTTAATCTCAGCCTCGGCACGACTGCGATCGATTCGTACACGAACGATCCTGTCTGCCTCAAGGTCAAAGCTTTGGCCCAAGCAGGTATCGTCGTCATCGCCGCTGCCGGCAACCTCGGCAAGAACGCGTTGGGTCAGAAAATGTACGGCCAGATCCACAGCCCGGGCAACAGCCCCTACGCGATCACCGTCGGTGCGAGCAATTCGTTCGGAACCACAACACGCGCAGACGACACGATGGCGAGCTACAGCTCACGCGGCCCGACACGCAGCTTTTATCGCACGTCGAACGGCACGACCGTTTACGACAATCTGATCAAACCGGACATCGTTTCGGCCGGAAACAGGCTCGTTTCCTACAAATCGGCGAGCAACAAAATGTCGACCGACAATCCGATGCTCAATCTCGACTCGACCAACGGAAACGACTCGATGATGTACATGAGCGGAACTTCGATGTCGGCACCGCTCGTCGCCGGTGCGGCTGCCCTGCTCCTGCAGGTCAACCCGAACCTGACGCCGAACATGGTCCGCATGATCATGCAGTACACCGCCACCCCGATCGCAGGTGCCAACACCTTCGAGCAGGGAGCAGGCCAGCTCAACATGGAAGGCGCAGTGCGTCTGGCACGTTCGCTCAAGACGGGCGTTGATTTTCAGATGCTCGCAAAGGGCACATCAACGGTCCCGACCGGCTGGGCAATGCCCACTACCACGACCACGATCGGTGGCAACACCTCGTCATGGGCGCAGCACGTGATCGGCAAATACACCTCGATCTCAGGCGCAAACCTCGTGTCGCAGTTCCAGACCGTGTACAAACGCGAGAACCTGATCGGCACCGGCGTCAATTTTGCCTCCGGCAATTTCACCCTCAACACCGGCTCGTATTTCACGACAGGCCTTGCCGTTAATCGCAACGTTACAACAAGCAATGGCCAGCCATTTGGGGCAGGAACAACGTACCTTTCTTACGGGGTACTAGTAGGTGATGGAGTTTTGGTCGGCGACGGAGTCTTAGTCGGTGATGGGGTCTTGGTAGCTGATGGAGTTTTAGTCGGCGACGGAGTCTTAGTCGGTGATGGGGTTCTTGTCGGTGATGGGGTTCTTGTCGGCGATGGAGTCTTGGTCGGTGACAGCGTACTTCTTGGCGATGATACTCCTGCAATGCAGTAG
- a CDS encoding NfeD family protein has product MDQLAWILWLVLGVVLIIAEIFTLGFVLLWFGLGALGAAAAGYLGFGFGVQFLVFAIVSVALTAMSRTIFANYLPHGSDEVKYGVDSLPGKVGTVTIASSGALNESAVKVYGSIWTAYPADGQTHLIEGEKVEVVEVKGSSIYVRRVTNELPGWREE; this is encoded by the coding sequence ATGGATCAATTGGCTTGGATATTGTGGCTGGTGTTGGGCGTTGTGCTGATCATCGCCGAGATATTTACGCTCGGGTTCGTGTTGCTGTGGTTTGGGCTCGGAGCTCTGGGTGCGGCGGCGGCCGGATATCTCGGATTTGGTTTCGGCGTACAGTTTTTGGTCTTTGCGATCGTATCTGTCGCCCTTACGGCGATGTCAAGAACGATATTTGCCAACTATTTGCCGCACGGATCGGACGAAGTGAAATACGGCGTCGATTCTCTTCCCGGAAAGGTCGGAACCGTCACGATAGCGAGCAGCGGAGCCTTGAATGAAAGCGCGGTCAAGGTCTACGGTTCGATCTGGACGGCGTATCCGGCCGACGGCCAAACGCATCTGATCGAGGGAGAAAAGGTCGAGGTCGTGGAGGTAAAAGGTTCGTCGATCTATGTTCGACGCGTAACTAACGAACTTCCCGGCTGGCGCGAAGAATAG
- a CDS encoding EAL domain-containing protein, producing the protein MNFPKITKSYMTAVIALGVICVSLSFLTADYTKIDVHLALLFVFTVAIGSRITIQIPRFKSYISASETFIFLALLSYGGEFAVILAAAEAFVTSWRFCKKKTTVFFNTATMAVSTSAVVLVLQLAGLYTENQLHGDDDYRQSFVIALSVIALTQFFVNTSLASVYGSLRDSNPLWETWKNKYIWSFFTYFVGAACAGLLVQLAAVMGFGIIVATFPVCFFVFMSYRMYMKNVEISMQQAEQAEQYAKILESQSDALRESEERFRSAFDYAPIGIGLLTSSGKWLKVNHALTEILGYSESDFMEMDFQSITLPEDLGLTLVKIHELIAGKIASCQMEQRYIHKTGRTVWTSWSVSAASDVQSKQPNLIFQIQDITDKKSAEEKLQHEATHDALTSLPNRPFFMSRLSSALEKVRHIGGYKVSVLFIDLDRFKVVNDSLGHLIGDELLKGIAERLRECMRPSDIVARLGGDEFTILVEGTYDEREVTRIAERIQQKFGMPFNLDGHEVYSSASIGILHASHKHLTSEDMMRDADTAMYQAKRAGKARHAIFDEEMHKAAREMLQLETDLRRAVERNEITVHYQPIYDLATGNIEGIESLARWNHPMLGPISPSKFIPLAEEIGLIDTLCEQVLRQACNEVGSLHDRRSKERQLSLSVNLSCRQFAQSTLVQSICGILDATAFSPEHLKLEITESVFFEHADRAIGMLNKLRTLGVDINIDDFGTGYSNLSYLMKLPISTLKIDRSFISMVDDDGSNDEIVKAIVNLARNLDLRVVAEGIETESQLRKLKELNCEGGQGFFFAAPMNFPDLMQFLRRDAAPSSGAVRFEDIPTILTVQ; encoded by the coding sequence ATGAATTTTCCGAAAATCACAAAAAGCTACATGACGGCGGTCATTGCCCTCGGTGTCATTTGTGTTTCGTTGTCATTTCTGACGGCGGATTACACAAAGATCGATGTTCACCTGGCGCTTTTGTTTGTATTTACCGTGGCCATAGGCTCGCGGATAACGATCCAAATACCAAGATTCAAGTCATATATTTCGGCTTCGGAGACATTTATCTTCCTTGCTCTTCTATCATACGGAGGCGAGTTTGCGGTAATACTTGCGGCCGCCGAGGCATTCGTTACCTCCTGGCGATTCTGTAAGAAGAAAACCACGGTTTTCTTCAACACAGCAACGATGGCGGTATCGACAAGTGCCGTTGTTTTAGTTCTGCAGTTGGCTGGCCTCTACACTGAAAATCAACTTCACGGCGACGATGATTATAGACAGAGCTTCGTGATCGCTCTCTCGGTGATAGCATTGACACAGTTCTTCGTAAACACCTCGCTTGCATCCGTTTACGGCTCGCTTCGCGATTCAAATCCATTGTGGGAAACGTGGAAGAATAAATATATCTGGTCGTTTTTCACGTACTTTGTCGGGGCTGCGTGTGCGGGCCTCTTGGTCCAGCTTGCCGCCGTCATGGGCTTCGGCATAATCGTCGCGACCTTTCCGGTCTGCTTTTTTGTCTTCATGTCATACCGCATGTACATGAAGAACGTCGAGATCTCGATGCAGCAGGCGGAGCAGGCTGAACAATACGCCAAGATCCTTGAATCGCAATCCGACGCACTTCGCGAGTCCGAGGAGCGTTTTCGCAGTGCTTTCGACTATGCCCCGATCGGCATCGGATTACTTACCTCGTCCGGAAAATGGCTCAAGGTCAATCACGCTTTGACCGAAATACTCGGATACTCTGAAAGCGACTTCATGGAAATGGATTTCCAGTCAATAACGCTGCCCGAAGACCTCGGCCTAACTTTGGTCAAGATTCACGAACTTATTGCCGGTAAGATCGCCAGTTGCCAGATGGAACAGCGTTATATTCATAAGACCGGCCGAACCGTTTGGACGTCCTGGAGTGTGTCCGCCGCAAGCGATGTTCAATCAAAGCAGCCAAATCTGATCTTTCAGATACAAGACATAACCGACAAGAAAAGCGCCGAAGAGAAGCTCCAACACGAAGCGACGCACGACGCCCTTACCTCTCTTCCAAATCGGCCATTCTTCATGTCGCGGCTGAGTTCTGCGTTGGAAAAGGTCAGACACATCGGCGGATACAAGGTCAGCGTACTCTTCATCGACCTCGACCGATTCAAGGTCGTCAATGACAGTCTTGGTCATTTGATCGGCGACGAGTTGCTAAAGGGGATCGCGGAACGCCTACGCGAATGTATGCGTCCATCCGATATCGTCGCGAGGCTCGGCGGAGACGAATTTACCATCCTCGTCGAGGGCACCTACGACGAACGCGAAGTCACACGTATCGCGGAGCGAATTCAGCAAAAATTCGGCATGCCATTTAATCTCGACGGCCACGAGGTCTACAGCTCGGCGAGTATCGGCATTCTTCATGCATCGCACAAGCACCTTACATCTGAAGACATGATGCGTGACGCTGATACGGCAATGTACCAAGCAAAACGTGCTGGCAAAGCCCGCCACGCAATTTTCGACGAGGAAATGCACAAAGCGGCGAGAGAGATGTTACAGCTCGAAACAGACCTTCGCCGTGCTGTCGAACGAAATGAAATAACGGTGCATTACCAGCCAATCTATGATCTGGCGACCGGGAACATCGAGGGAATCGAGTCGCTTGCCCGCTGGAATCATCCGATGCTTGGACCCATCTCACCCAGCAAATTCATACCACTTGCCGAAGAGATCGGCCTCATTGACACGCTCTGCGAGCAGGTGCTTCGGCAGGCATGCAATGAAGTCGGTTCGCTTCACGATCGCCGTTCAAAGGAACGCCAGTTGTCGTTGAGCGTAAATCTATCGTGCCGGCAATTTGCCCAAAGTACACTTGTGCAGAGCATTTGCGGTATCCTGGACGCAACGGCATTTTCGCCCGAGCATCTGAAACTCGAGATTACTGAATCTGTCTTTTTCGAGCACGCCGACCGTGCGATAGGTATGCTGAACAAGCTGCGAACTCTGGGCGTCGATATCAATATCGACGATTTTGGTACGGGCTATTCGAATCTCAGCTATTTGATGAAGCTGCCGATCTCGACGCTCAAGATCGATCGATCGTTCATTTCGATGGTCGATGACGACGGAAGCAACGATGAGATCGTCAAAGCGATCGTCAATCTGGCACGCAATCTTGACCTAAGAGTAGTCGCCGAGGGCATCGAAACCGAGAGTCAGCTGCGAAAACTCAAGGAACTCAACTGTGAAGGCGGCCAGGGTTTCTTTTTCGCCGCGCCAATGAATTTTCCCGACCTGATGCAGTTTCTACGACGTGATGCGGCTCCTTCTTCAGGTGCCGTTCGATTCGAAGATATTCCGACGATTTTGACGGTGCAGTAA
- the mdh gene encoding malate dehydrogenase: protein MAAGRNKVTVVGAGNVGATAAHWIAAKELADVVLVDIVEGTPQGKCLDLAQAAPIDGFDVKLVGANSYEETANSDVVIITAGLPRKPGMSRDDLLKTNSDIVGQVTDQVAKYSPNSIIIVVSNPLDAMAQVAFRRSGFPKNRVMGMAGVLDSARMRCFVAEELDVSVENVTCFVLGGHGDTMVPLPRYSTVAGIPITELIPKDKLDAIITRTANGGAEIVGLLKTGSAYYAPSLGAVEMTEAILKDKKKILPCAVFLEGEYGVSNLFVGVPVKLGKNGIEQIIEISLTNDERTALHKSAAAVQELVDILNV from the coding sequence ATGGCTGCAGGAAGAAATAAGGTTACGGTTGTCGGTGCCGGTAATGTCGGTGCGACGGCTGCTCATTGGATCGCCGCTAAGGAATTGGCGGACGTGGTTTTGGTGGATATCGTCGAGGGAACGCCGCAGGGCAAATGCCTCGATCTCGCCCAGGCCGCACCGATCGACGGCTTTGACGTAAAGCTGGTCGGTGCAAATAGTTACGAGGAAACGGCAAACTCTGATGTGGTCATCATCACTGCCGGTTTGCCGCGTAAACCGGGCATGAGCCGCGACGATCTACTCAAAACGAACTCCGACATCGTCGGACAGGTCACCGATCAGGTCGCCAAATATTCGCCCAATTCGATCATCATCGTCGTTTCGAATCCGCTCGACGCGATGGCACAGGTCGCATTCCGCCGCTCGGGCTTCCCGAAGAACCGCGTCATGGGAATGGCCGGCGTGCTCGACAGCGCACGTATGCGCTGCTTTGTCGCTGAGGAACTCGATGTCTCGGTCGAAAATGTCACCTGCTTCGTGCTCGGCGGACACGGCGACACGATGGTCCCGCTGCCGCGATATTCGACGGTCGCCGGTATCCCGATCACCGAATTGATCCCCAAGGATAAACTCGACGCGATCATCACCCGCACCGCCAACGGCGGAGCCGAGATCGTCGGCCTGCTCAAGACCGGCAGTGCATACTACGCACCGTCGCTCGGAGCGGTCGAGATGACCGAAGCGATCCTTAAGGACAAGAAAAAGATCCTGCCCTGTGCCGTCTTCCTCGAAGGCGAATATGGCGTCAGCAATCTCTTCGTCGGCGTTCCCGTCAAGCTCGGCAAGAACGGCATCGAACAGATCATCGAGATCAGCCTGACCAACGACGAACGCACGGCCCTGCACAAGAGTGCCGCCGCCGTTCAGGAACTCGTTGATATTCTGAACGTTTGA
- a CDS encoding GNAT family N-acetyltransferase, whose product MLQTTLANTLQLHQLAISQLAIVPDMSRLSRLTENDRVEVLAFLAVRPVHTVVMTSFIVDNGLESALNRGKFFGFRGPNGKLEGVALIGHSTLVEARTDEALRALAVSARKAEMPIHLVMSSGNAAERFWNYLALGASPRLTCREALFEAALPFAVKKRNAGLRPASMDEILPVAEAQAEVAFMECGIDPMLKDREGFLKRVARRIEQERIFVVFDGDNLVFKADIIAETSECIYLEGVYVGEEYRGQGIGSTCLSNLTLDLLGRTSNICMLSNVDFESAHKSYAKAGFKKTDECVTLFV is encoded by the coding sequence ATGCTGCAGACAACACTAGCCAATACGCTACAACTGCACCAACTTGCAATCAGCCAGCTAGCGATTGTTCCGGATATGAGCAGGCTCAGCCGTCTAACCGAAAACGACCGCGTCGAAGTGTTAGCTTTTCTCGCAGTTCGACCGGTGCACACGGTCGTGATGACCAGCTTCATAGTTGACAACGGACTCGAAAGCGCACTGAACCGCGGCAAATTCTTCGGATTCCGCGGCCCGAATGGTAAACTCGAAGGCGTCGCACTTATCGGGCACTCGACTCTTGTCGAGGCTCGGACAGACGAAGCACTCAGAGCGCTTGCCGTGAGTGCACGGAAAGCTGAGATGCCGATCCACCTCGTCATGTCGAGCGGAAACGCCGCCGAGCGGTTCTGGAACTATCTTGCACTTGGTGCTTCACCCCGACTTACTTGCCGCGAGGCACTCTTCGAAGCAGCCTTACCGTTCGCCGTTAAAAAGCGAAATGCCGGATTGCGGCCAGCGTCAATGGACGAAATCCTGCCGGTCGCCGAGGCTCAAGCCGAGGTAGCCTTCATGGAGTGCGGTATCGACCCCATGCTGAAGGACCGCGAAGGCTTTCTCAAACGCGTTGCCCGACGGATAGAACAAGAACGCATATTCGTAGTGTTCGACGGTGACAACCTTGTATTCAAGGCTGACATTATTGCCGAAACCTCAGAATGCATCTATCTTGAAGGTGTTTACGTCGGCGAAGAGTACCGCGGTCAGGGAATCGGTTCGACGTGCCTTTCAAATCTGACATTGGATCTGTTGGGCAGAACTTCAAATATATGCATGCTCAGTAATGTGGATTTCGAATCGGCTCACAAGAGTTACGCAAAAGCCGGTTTCAAGAAAACCGATGAATGTGTGACGCTGTTTGTTTAA
- a CDS encoding amidohydrolase family protein: protein MKIKQIRTLLACILIAATLAASGFGQASPSSFSGKRLKRIIVRNAMVVDGSGKPAAGPLDITVENDVITRIAGSPAVRPTAAASLPDELIIDATGKYVLPGLINLHGHTQDERAGKPMPVEYVTKMWLACGITTVRDAWANPKILGYRDQIAAGTLVGPRLFPYGGFPAANLNTAEQVRARVRDLKAAGYDGIKLYTMDRDLMAAMMDEAKKQGMRVMHHVGVEETNAWDDIKGGTTSIEHWYGIPDAAIASGRQNFPSTYNYNNEVDRFRYAGRLWREADPAKLDKVLDAMVAANVAWDPTLVIYEASRDLQRAQTNPAFAEYLHPVLEEYFKPNPDNHGSYFIGWSSTDETFWKENYRIWMKAVYDFEMKGGLIGTGEDAGFIYQMYGFGLIRELELHQEAGFHPLKVIQHATSNGAKILGKEDTIGRIRVGYKADLIVVNGNPLENFKVLSPLGTEEIVNGKAVKTGGIEWTITNGVPYHAPTLAAEIRKMVADARRTK from the coding sequence ATGAAGATCAAACAAATCCGAACTCTATTGGCGTGTATCTTGATCGCGGCAACGCTGGCCGCGAGCGGTTTTGGGCAAGCTTCGCCATCGTCTTTTTCAGGTAAACGGCTGAAGCGCATCATCGTCCGTAACGCGATGGTCGTGGACGGCAGCGGCAAGCCGGCGGCTGGGCCGCTCGATATTACGGTCGAGAATGATGTGATCACGCGAATCGCGGGTTCGCCGGCCGTGCGGCCGACCGCGGCTGCGTCGCTTCCGGACGAACTTATTATAGACGCGACGGGCAAATACGTTTTGCCCGGGCTTATCAACCTGCACGGGCACACTCAAGACGAGCGTGCCGGCAAGCCGATGCCGGTCGAGTATGTGACGAAGATGTGGCTCGCGTGCGGCATTACGACGGTGCGTGACGCCTGGGCGAACCCGAAAATTCTTGGATATCGCGATCAGATCGCGGCGGGAACGCTCGTCGGGCCGCGTTTGTTTCCGTATGGCGGTTTTCCGGCGGCGAATCTGAATACAGCGGAACAGGTGCGCGCACGAGTTCGGGATCTCAAGGCCGCAGGCTATGACGGCATCAAGCTCTACACAATGGACCGCGACCTGATGGCGGCGATGATGGACGAAGCAAAAAAGCAAGGCATGCGCGTGATGCACCACGTCGGTGTCGAAGAGACCAACGCCTGGGACGACATCAAAGGCGGGACGACCTCTATAGAGCATTGGTACGGCATCCCGGACGCTGCGATCGCGAGCGGGCGGCAAAATTTCCCTTCGACATACAATTACAACAACGAGGTCGACCGTTTCCGCTATGCCGGACGTTTATGGCGCGAGGCAGATCCGGCAAAGCTCGATAAGGTGCTCGACGCGATGGTCGCGGCAAATGTCGCTTGGGACCCGACGCTTGTCATCTACGAAGCGTCGCGGGACCTGCAGCGGGCACAGACCAATCCGGCGTTCGCCGAATATCTGCATCCTGTTTTAGAAGAATATTTCAAACCAAATCCGGACAATCACGGTTCGTATTTTATCGGCTGGTCTTCGACCGACGAGACGTTTTGGAAGGAAAACTACCGCATCTGGATGAAGGCGGTCTATGACTTCGAAATGAAAGGCGGCCTGATCGGCACCGGCGAGGACGCAGGATTTATTTATCAGATGTACGGTTTCGGCCTCATACGCGAGCTCGAACTGCATCAGGAAGCAGGCTTTCATCCATTAAAAGTAATTCAGCACGCTACATCAAATGGCGCTAAGATACTGGGCAAAGAAGACACCATCGGGCGAATTCGTGTCGGCTACAAAGCCGATCTGATCGTCGTTAACGGCAATCCGCTCGAGAATTTCAAGGTGCTTTCGCCCCTCGGCACCGAGGAGATCGTAAATGGCAAAGCCGTAAAAACCGGCGGCATCGAATGGACGATCACGAACGGCGTTCCATATCACGCACCTACGCTGGCGGCGGAGATCCGCAAAATGGTCGCCGATGCTCGGCGCACAAAATAG